Proteins found in one Miscanthus floridulus cultivar M001 chromosome 4, ASM1932011v1, whole genome shotgun sequence genomic segment:
- the LOC136552435 gene encoding uncharacterized protein — MGNCCLESPRRGGGGSAGAVHYARTNPVWVEDNVVGDTKEEEARKGEGTPPATTEVKIRITRKQLEELLRRVEGGKHAGGGGAPVQEVISELLCVVNSSSIFRHREEGQWRPSLQTIPE; from the coding sequence ATGGGAAACTGCTGCCTCGAGAGCCCTcgccgcggtggcggcggcagtgcCGGCGCCGTGCATTACGCCAGGACGAACCCCGTGTGGGTGGAGGACAACGTCGTGGGGGACacgaaggaggaggaggcgcgcaAGGGCGAGGGCACGCCGCCGGCAACCACGGAGGTGAAGATCAGGATCACGAGGAAGCAgctggaggagctgctgcggCGCGTAGAGGGCGGCAagcacgccggcggcggcggcgcgcccgTCCAGGAGGTCATCTCCGAGCTCCTGTGCGTAGTCAACAGCAGCTCCATCTTCCGGCACAGGGAGGAGGGGCAGTGGCGGCCGTCGCTGCAGACCATACCCGAGTGA